In Labrys monachus, the genomic stretch TGCGGTGCTCGACTGGGCGGCGATCTATCTGCGGGACAGTCTCGGCGCGGCGACGGAACACGCCAATTTCGGCTATGCGGCCTTCGCCGGCGCCATGGCCGCCGGACGCTTCGGCGGGGACTTCGTCCGCCGCCGCCTCCGCGGGGTGACGCTCCTGCGCATCGGCTGCCTTCTCGCCTTCGTCGGCGTGCTCGCCGGGCCGCTTTCGGGCAATGTCGTGCTCGCCATCGCCGGCTACGCCCTCACGGGCCTCGGTCTTTCCAATGTCGTCCCCGTGCTGTTCAGCGCCGCCGGTGCCATGCCTCGCCCCGAAGCGCAGATCGCCGTCGTCTCGACCCTGGGCTATGCCGGCCTGCTCGCGGCGCCGCCGCTGCTCGGCTTCGTGGCCCATGCGACATCGCTCACCAGCATCTATGTCATCGTCGCGATCGCCGCCGCACTGATTGCGGTGCTGGCCACCGCCTGCTCGCCCGCTTTGGGGGGACGGCAACCGGTCACAACAGCGGGCTGACCAGACGGGCCAGATTTTCCGCAACCTTGGTCGTCAGCGGGCGCCGGCGCCATTCGTCGAGGATGAGGAGGTCGCTGCTGGCCATGTAGCCTTCCTGCATCGCCCTGAGCTGCAGGGTCACGGTACGGTCGTAGATCACGACCGTCACCTCCGAATTGAGCACGAAGGATCGCATGTCCATGTTGCTGGAGCCGATCAGGGCGACATCAGTGTCGATCGACACGTTCTTGGCGTGCAGGAAGGCGTCGCGGAAGAGATGAATGCTCGCCCCCACCGCCAGCAGTTCGTCGTAATAGGATTGCTGGGCGAAGCGGACGAGGTGGTGGTCGGCGATCTTCGGCACGACCAGATGCACCTGGACCCCGCGCAGCACCGCGATCTGCATCGCCTTGAGGACGGCCTCGCTCGGTACGAAATAGGGCGTGACCAGCACGACCTGCTGCAGCGCCGAATGGATGACGGTGACCAGCAGGCTCTCGATGCCGCCGACGCGATAATCCGGGCCGCTCGGAAGGACCTGGGTCGCAACCGTTCCGGCGGCGGCCGTCGGCGCCATCACGCTGTCGACGGGCAGAGCCTCTTCCGTCTCGAGAAACCAATCGGCGATGAAGACCGCCTGCAATTCCAGCACGACCGGCCCTTCAAGCCGCAGCATTAATTCCTGATTGTTGACGTTGGGAATCGTCTCGGGAGAGATGATGTTCTGGGAACCGGCATAAGCCACCACCCCGTCGATCACCGCGATCTTGCGATGGTTGCGCAGATCGGCCCGGGCCGATTTGCGGCGGAACAGGGTGATCGGAAGGATGCGGTAGGCCTCCACGTCGTAGTCCTTCAGCCGCGCCAGCACCCTGCCGGCCCATGGCCGCGATCCCACCGCATCGATGAGCACGCGGCAGGCCACGCCGCGCCGGCGCGCACGGCCCAAGGCTTCCATCACCCTGCCCCCGGTCTCGTCGTCGGCGAAGATGTAGAACAGCAGGTGCACATGCCGCGTGGCCGCGTCGATATCGCCGATCAGCCGGTCGATGATCAGCACATAGTCGGCCAGCAGTTCCGCGCTGGCCCCGTCGACGACCGGCAGCCGGCCGATTTTCTCGATCAGGACCGCCGCCCGCGCGAACCGGCGCGGCGGGCGTTCGCGCGCCACGTCGGTGAGGTGCAAAATCCTGTCGGCCGAGATCTGCAGGATGCGGGGAAGCTGGGCGAATCGCCGGCGCCGCCACCTCGGATAGGTCGCGCGGCCGATGAGAAGATAGAGCACCAGGGCCGGCCACGGCAGGAACATCACCAGCAGGAGCCAGCTTCGGGCCGCATCCGAGGTGCGCCGGAACGGTATGACGACCACCATGACGAGGCGGACCGCCCACTCCGAACAATAATAGGCCCATGCCAGGGCGCTGAGATCAAGCAGCATCATTCCGGCCCCACCAAAAGCAGTCTTGCGCAGCACCACCGCGATCGATCATGCTTCTCCGAGCAGAATCGATACCGTCAAACCCTTCCGAAGATTAAGTGGATTCAGGTCGTCCGCTGCACGCAAGACCATCTCACATGCAGGCCCATCCCCCGAATCGGCATGCAGCCGACTCGCCCCGGCCTTCGCGGCCGTGCCCCCGCCGCTCCGCCGTCGGGCGGGACGGCGCTCGCTTCAATAAAAAGCTCACGCAGCGAACTGCGTGAGCTCTCTGACCTATGAGGCCGCTCCCCTTACGGGCACTGCACGCGACGATAATGCGCACGGCCGTAATAGTCGTAGTAACGACGGGTGCAGGCGCGCGGCGTCGTCTCGGAGCCGATGATGGCTCCCGCAGCGCCGCCGAGCACGCCACCCACGAGAGCGCCGCCGGCAGAGTGAGTCGCTATGCCGCCGACAGCCGCACCGGCACCCGCGCCAATAAGTCCACCGCCCAAAGCGCGGTCGGAGCGGGAATATTCGGAACAACCTGCGAGCAAGAGCCCGGTGGCTGCAACGATCAAGAGCTTCTTCAAGAGACTTCCTCCATGAATGCTAACACTCCGACATCATATACGAGCCACGCTAAATCGCTAGCCTTACATCACGTGTTGGGTTAATTGCGCCACATGTTTGTCAACAACGTGATTTTTCCAGTAGAGGCGCGGAACTTAAGGTAACCAGCGGCGTTGTATCCTTTCGCACTTGCGAAAGGCCGCTTGC encodes the following:
- a CDS encoding glycine zipper domain-containing protein, which produces MKKLLIVAATGLLLAGCSEYSRSDRALGGGLIGAGAGAAVGGIATHSAGGALVGGVLGGAAGAIIGSETTPRACTRRYYDYYGRAHYRRVQCP
- the cls gene encoding cardiolipin synthase; the encoded protein is MMLLDLSALAWAYYCSEWAVRLVMVVVIPFRRTSDAARSWLLLVMFLPWPALVLYLLIGRATYPRWRRRRFAQLPRILQISADRILHLTDVARERPPRRFARAAVLIEKIGRLPVVDGASAELLADYVLIIDRLIGDIDAATRHVHLLFYIFADDETGGRVMEALGRARRRGVACRVLIDAVGSRPWAGRVLARLKDYDVEAYRILPITLFRRKSARADLRNHRKIAVIDGVVAYAGSQNIISPETIPNVNNQELMLRLEGPVVLELQAVFIADWFLETEEALPVDSVMAPTAAAGTVATQVLPSGPDYRVGGIESLLVTVIHSALQQVVLVTPYFVPSEAVLKAMQIAVLRGVQVHLVVPKIADHHLVRFAQQSYYDELLAVGASIHLFRDAFLHAKNVSIDTDVALIGSSNMDMRSFVLNSEVTVVIYDRTVTLQLRAMQEGYMASSDLLILDEWRRRPLTTKVAENLARLVSPLL